A window of the Candidatus Bathyarchaeota archaeon genome harbors these coding sequences:
- a CDS encoding pectinesterase family protein, whose product MKEIVSASLLALLLISMLTLAVCIRPVKAGMHFPEVILSPESPFTIDNINVTVSFPFSTMPPAVEEFGSLIQVDNTFSIDVSIYVPAPDEYVLMVVHDDRNTYNLGQLPEGAYEFEVYVTYVHYLEGLHYLAGKISFMVDKPKPELLLETDKYIYKLGENITITLTNIGNQTVEIGGHPAWQIFTYPDEEPVYPIVYSFLIWWLAPGENESLTWSQYDVLRENYVDPRTYIIKDLQGWGLITYFKIVDAEIIVPDEYPTIQEAINNANEGDTVYVKRGTYFENVIVNKTVSLIGEDKTETIIDGGGINSSIRVSANNVLISGFTVQNGRWEAVCIWDYSNATVVNNILVHSTFGVMIANGQNNTITSNVILENGFGIQVAGWPAWSNTISSNMLANNTWGIEIHDVGGSNIIRDNIIISSSTGLHLSDSHGNIIYENNIIQSGYGIFVVSSSNSYIFHNNFINNTNQVYFVDSFNNTWDNGCEGNYWSNYNGTDLGTDGIGDTELPCEGVDYYPLINLYWSPGDVNHDLKVDIYDVVRITAVYGSREGDDNWNPHSDIAEPYGIIDIYDVVRCTG is encoded by the coding sequence GTGAAGGAAATAGTTTCAGCATCGTTGCTGGCGTTGCTTTTGATTAGCATGTTAACATTGGCAGTTTGCATTCGACCGGTTAAAGCGGGAATGCACTTTCCTGAGGTTATATTGTCTCCGGAAAGCCCATTTACTATTGACAATATCAATGTAACAGTAAGTTTTCCCTTTTCAACTATGCCTCCTGCCGTAGAGGAGTTTGGTTCATTGATTCAAGTTGACAACACTTTCTCCATTGATGTGTCTATTTATGTGCCAGCGCCAGACGAATATGTTTTAATGGTTGTTCACGATGACAGAAATACCTACAATTTAGGGCAATTGCCAGAGGGCGCGTACGAATTTGAAGTGTACGTAACCTACGTCCACTATTTAGAGGGATTACATTACCTAGCAGGGAAAATTTCCTTCATGGTAGATAAGCCAAAGCCTGAATTACTGTTGGAAACTGACAAATATATCTACAAGCTCGGAGAAAACATCACAATTACGCTTACAAACATTGGCAACCAGACAGTGGAAATTGGAGGACACCCAGCATGGCAAATATTCACCTACCCAGACGAGGAACCAGTCTATCCCATAGTCTATTCATTCTTGATATGGTGGTTAGCTCCAGGAGAGAACGAAAGCCTTACTTGGAGTCAATATGATGTATTAAGAGAAAATTATGTAGATCCAAGAACTTACATCATAAAGGATTTGCAAGGATGGGGATTAATCACATATTTCAAGATAGTTGACGCAGAAATAATAGTTCCAGACGAGTATCCTACAATACAAGAAGCCATAAACAACGCGAACGAAGGAGACACCGTGTATGTAAAGAGAGGGACATATTTTGAAAACGTGATTGTAAACAAGACTGTTTCACTTATTGGAGAAGACAAAACTGAGACCATTATTGATGGTGGCGGGATCAACAGTTCTATACGAGTATCAGCGAATAATGTTCTGATAAGTGGTTTTACCGTACAAAATGGGCGCTGGGAAGCAGTTTGCATATGGGACTACAGCAACGCCACCGTTGTTAACAACATTCTTGTTCACAGCACCTTTGGAGTGATGATTGCTAACGGTCAAAATAACACTATAACTAGCAATGTCATATTGGAGAATGGTTTCGGTATCCAAGTGGCTGGATGGCCCGCTTGGTCCAATACAATTTCCTCAAATATGCTGGCTAACAATACTTGGGGTATCGAAATTCATGATGTGGGTGGCTCCAATATTATTAGAGACAACATCATAATTTCAAGTTCAACAGGTTTGCATTTAAGTGATTCACATGGAAACATCATTTACGAAAACAATATAATACAAAGTGGCTATGGTATCTTCGTCGTTTCTTCTTCAAATAGCTATATTTTCCATAACAACTTCATCAACAACACAAATCAGGTTTACTTCGTAGACTCGTTCAATAACACTTGGGACAATGGTTGCGAAGGTAATTACTGGAGTAACTATAATGGTACTGATCTAGGTACTGACGGCATAGGGGACACTGAATTGCCTTGTGAAGGTGTTGATTATTATCCTCTGATTAATTTATACTGGAGTCCTGGAGACGTTAACCATGATCTGAAGGTTGACATTTATGATGTTGTTAGAATAACAGCAGTTTATGGCTCTCGAGAAGGAGATGATAATTGGAATCCTCACTCTGATATTGCTGAACCATATGGCATCATAGACATATACGACGTAGTCAGATGTACAGG